tcactaaagtagtgttctaaacgctcttatattagtttacggagggagtacaacaaaaATGCGGCCTGGAACCTGGAAGACAAACATGGATTCGCCGGCGGGTGCCTCGAGGAGATGGAACCGATGGACGAGTGGAGCATCCCCATCTGCGTCGTATCAGAGAGAGGACGAGCTAGCTAAACCAACACTATCAGAGAGAGGAGCAGAGAGGAGAACAGGAGATCGTGGGGATACCTATGACGATGAGGACCTTCTACACAGCACCTGCTCTGCGTTCGGTGGCGGACGGCTGGTTACGGAGTGCAGGGCCTGCTGGCGAGCGAGCTCGAGGCGGACGGCGCGGATGTACGCAAAGTACTTCATTCCGCCGTCGGGGAGATGGCGGACGATGCCAGGGAGCCGCTTCTCTAGGCGCCGCAACAGTTCCGCCAGAGCGAGGTCCGAAAGCTGGCGCAGCGCGCCGTGTCTATCCACCACCGCATCCTCGACCCCCGCCTCGCCGCCGGAGGGCTGTTGCCGTTTGCTGCCTCCCGAGGGGGCGGCGGAGCGACCGAGAGTGGCGGAAAATGCCGAGGGCAGGGCCGAGGAAACCTTCCGGCGTTGAGCGATCTCATGGCGGATGTCACGGCACAGCTGATGCATCTTCTCTGagttctctccgccgtcgccgaggcCGCTGTAGACGCCTCCGTCGATCCAACTCTGTATGCGCCGCAACCTCGCCCGCAGCTGCAGGTCCGAGAACTCGGCAAAGCGAACGGCACACGCGTCCTCGCCAGCGGTGGCTGGTTCCGCGGAACCCGAGGCCGTCGCATTCAACGGGGGCGCCGCGCGCCGGCAGGTGTAGGGTTTGCTGTACTTTGAAACCCTCGGCCCGTATGGCCCTCGACTGATTGCGAAAATGCCGCTCTTTCCCaacatttcaaattcttcacatcgcTCCTTCCTAATATTTCAAATTCTGCATAGAAACTTCTGTTACTTAAAAACTGCAGACGAAATACAACAAAGGGGATTGTGCATGATGATATGTTTCTTTTAGGGTTTGCATGATGATATGTTGattggtttttttttttttttgagataagATATGTTGATTGGTTGGCGGAGGTTGTACAGATGTTGGGCCCCTTTTTTTTTCTTCGTTTCGTCTAGGTGATCTTGGACTACATCGTTCAGCGGGGAGGATGGCGCCATTCAACAATATTAGCGACAGTTCATATTTTGTCCTTCTGGCTTTTTCTCCGCTCAGTGATGCACCACTATCTTCTGCTTCGTTGGAACTTGGAAGCTACTGAGGTAAGGCCTCCTGGAATCTATCTTGTTAGCGCGACTACCTTCTGCTTCGTTGGAAGCTATTGAGGTAAGGCCTTCTGGAATCTATCTTGTTGGATCTACAAGGGTTTTCTAGCCGTCTTCATTTTTGGGAGGATAATTTGATCCTTGGTTCCGTGTAGCTGGCTTAAACCGTATCAAGCCTTTCCGAAAGGCTGAATCCATCAGggttttttttcttgtgtcaacccgAGACAATGTCTTAGAGTGAAGGTATTTATTACCGAGCAACTCATATCAAACACCCCCAAGCACTTGTTCTTAATTTCGAGATCATTGCCCTTAGTCCTTGCTAGTCCTTGGGCCTACACAGAATGTCCCACTTAGCTAAGCGGCACTTACGTTTATGTTCATCACTTTGCAAGAAAAATCTAGACATGTAATAATCAAATCTTGTCCAGAAACCTTGGCTATTTCAAAGAATGAAAACATGAACATTGGTAGGCTAGTAACCACAACATTTGTGAGGACTAAATTCCCTCCATAAGACGTAAAAAAAATTCCGTTCAATAGTTGAGCTTCTTTTCGAACACGTCTTGAATACACTCTCACTCTTTGTTAGTAAGCTTACGGAAGTGAATCGCTATCCCAAGATACCGGAATGGAAGTTTACCAATCTCACAACCTAAAAGTTGTTTATAATGGTCCTCTTCCTATCCGGTGCGTCCAAAGTAAAATAATTCACTTTTCTAGAAGTTTATTTTAAGTCCTGATAGTTGCTCGAAGAGATAAAGGATAAATTTCATATTAACGAACTTGTCTGAGTTGCGTTCCATGCAAATGATGGTATCATCAACATACTAGAGAATGGACACACCCCCGTCCACTACATGTGGAAGGAGGCCAACAACCTCGCCACCCTCCCTGTGGATCACTAGCATATGGGCAACAATCCCCGCCCACCCCAGGACGAGTTTCTGACCCACCCATCCACGACCTCCGTTCCACCTCGTCGATGCGCCATCTCCTCCGGCGGCCACGCCGATAATGACCCACCACCTGCTCACCGACGAGCTCGTAACCTCCCTCGTCTCCGTGCTTAACTTCGTCAAGATCGTGCGCTGCTCCACCTGTACTTTCGGTCTCTGATCCAGCTCGCCTGAGCGTCTTCTCGGTTTGGAAACGAGGCCAACTGGGAATCTGGGATAGCCTCTCACGCCATGCAGAATGGTGGATTGCCAGGCGATGTTTTGTCTCAGCATCACATGCGGCAGGTAGGTAAGAACTGTGAAGCTCATGCAAGTCCCGATTGATGCACTAGCTTGAAATTTCATTAAATCATCATGAATGAATGGAGGAAGCATAGTTTGTATTATTCTTTTTCCCCCTGTTTATTATTTTAAGCATTGTAGGGTTCTTCTCCATTGCTACTGGATATGTTCATCGAAATTTGTTAACTCTCTCCCATGATTATGTCTTGGATTTCAGGAAGCACAGAAGAAAGTAGTAATATGCAGCTTCTTTCCACAAGGCAACGATGCCAGACAATGTCTTCGCCTTTTTGCATATTGTGTCACTGCCCATAGATGGTGCAGTGCTTCATGATCACCATGGAAACAAATCCTCTGTTTAATCGAGATAAATCTTCACCATTATGGAAACATATCCCATATAGTTTAAAATttatgtttttttttatttttgatggACACAAATCTATGTTCGTATGGAAACAATTCTCTGGTATATGAAAATAGTAGTATCATAATGATTCAGAAGCAAAATATATATCTATGGAAGCACGACATCTGTATTGTTGTGCCCAGGCGATGCAAACCTGGTCATATGTGTCAATTTTTGTTGTATATGGAAGCAAATCATCATTTTTTGGATGCAAGTTCCAAATTCGTTGGAATCAAATTCCTATTTCTTTGGACGCAAATACCAAATTCTTTGGAAGCAAATTCCTATTTCTTTTAACGCAAATACCAAATTCTTTGGAAGCAAAGCCCCAATATAGTTTGTTTGAAACTGTTAGTCACGATCGTAAAAGAAAGGGTGTTTGATAGAATCATACATTTGTATCGTTCGAAGCATTTTATTGTTACATTGCAGACACTTCTACGGTCATTCCGAGCAAAATTCCCTGCAATATAAACAAAATAAAAGGCCGCACTGGACAAAAACCTCACCAGGTTGAAACAATATAGTTTGATATGGAAGCAAATTTGCTAGGAAATAGAAGCAAAACGAATTGTTCTAGTACTAGCACGTGTTACCATAGTATGTGTTTCTGTGTCACAAAAACTGGCCAACAGTATGCATCAGATGCACTTGTTTTCTTTGGAGTAGTTTAGTGCAGATTTCGAAGTACGTACAGATGAAGCATTACTAGAGCTAAAATAATGTCTAACATGATTTCTAGGGAGTAGTGGACGGGAAACAAATCACAATTAGTACTACATGCAAACTAACTACCTAGGCCCGCCTCTCTAATCTGACGTTCCAAGCTACATCAATCCAACGGTGGACTAGTAGTCTGACGGAAagcttaggccctgtttggttcataagtcataggactttttttagtcccaacttataagtctcaaGTTCCTAAAAAGTCTTTAtctgtttggttcctgggacttataagtccttataagaccatattacaactataagtccctataagtccctccctgagagtcttatttcataagtcccaaatgtcCATTTTAAGTCTCTATAAGTCCCTCCTATTTAGTTTAGATGGGATTTATAGGGACTTATTTAAGTCCCTAGATCAATAAATCTCTAAAAACAAACACCCTCTTAATATAGTAGTCTGATTCTTAGCGCTGCCCATGAATGAGTGAGGTGTGCCTTCTCTTTTGAGATAAAAGTGAGGTGTATCTAACGGTATATGAACCTGCTGTTGACTTGTTGACCTGTGCGCCGGCAGCCAATTCCCCAGATCAATTGACATCCTCCGCCTGAGCACGAGAGGGGAGATGGCTCCCCGCCGGCGCAGCCCCTCTCCGCCTCCTGCCTCTCTCCCAGACGACGACGACATGCTCCGGGAGATTCTCCTCCGCCTCCCCCCGCGGCCGTCCTCCCTCCCCCGGGCCTCCCTCGTCTGCAAGCGTTGGCGCAGCCTCGTCGCCGATCCCCAATTCCGACGCCGCTTCCGCGACCACCACGGCAAGCCCCCTCTCCTTGGCTTCTTCCTCGAGGACTATCCGTCCTCTCCGTTTGTTCCAATACTGGATCCACCAGATCGCATCCCCGGCGCTCGCTTCTCCATGACTCTCAACAAGGGCAACCGCATCGTTGACTGCCGCCACGAACTCGTCCTTTTCATCCGCCGGAGCCCGCGGCGCCGCCTAGTGGTGTGGGACCCCGTCGCCCGCGACCAGCGCCGGCTCATCGTCCCGCTAGTGCTGGACAACGACCAGATGCTCGTGTTCGACGGGGCGGTGCTTCGCCCTGCCCGCAGCCAAGGGAGCCATTTCCAGGTGGCCCTGATAGCCTGTGACACAGAAAATACAAGAGTTTTCGCATGCTTCTACTCATCGCAGACCGGGATATGGAGCAAAATCAACTCACTGCAGCTGCAATCGTTTATGTCCACGCCAGAACCCAGTACTTTGATTGGGAATTCCTTTTGCTGGTTACTTAAGGTGCATCCTGACCTTCAACATGTCATACTTGAGTTTGATCTGGATAAGCAGAGCCTAACTGTGACAGACCTGCCACCACAAGTAAAAGCTCGCCCTTTCAACTTGAGGATTGTGCCGACCGAAGATGGTGGGCTTGGCTTCATCCATCTCTCAACATTTCACGGCCAATTATGGAAGAGAGAGCCTGGTTCTGTATGGGTGCACGACAGAGCTATTGAATTCGAGGAGCTCAGATCAGCTTGTAAGGGAGACCGATACCCCCTCATAGTGGGGTTTTCCGAGGACAGTAATGCAATCCTTTTACAGACGAATTCTGGTGTTTTCATGGTCTATCTCCGGTCCATGGAGTTTAAGAAAATTTCCAATATGGGGGACTTCCATCTCCATTATCCATTTGCATGCTTCTATCCTGCAGGTAACAGCCAGCCTTTATACAATTCAATTCGCAGTATTATAAGATAAATTGATTCTTAGTACTAATTAGTTGCTGAAATGCCTATCATATCCTTGAGTGTTACGCTGATGATTGAAGTTCAAATCACATCAATTTTCCTTTTGCTGCTTGACCAGTTCTTTGAAAGAAAATAGTACTTACGGTCACTGTTCTACGCTGTTGGTCATATGTATAAATTGTGTTTCAAATGTAGTCTTATGTGCCTATCTGAAGTATATATCTTTTCATTTCAGCACCAGATGCATAACAGTTAGAAATCGACCCAATAGCTATTGTCGGTTGTGGAAGAGCCCTGCTGTGATTAGCTAGTTCAGATGTACAACTGGAAAATAATAAATAGGCCGAACCTATTGTGTTGCTAGTCAGGTTTTTAGTTTTGGCATGTCTTGATTTCTTTTTGCTTAGTCTGGCAAGGAATTGGGTTTACTAAATATAATTTCTAGAAAGTATATTTTCTCCTGTGTGAATTGTGTTATGGTAATATTCAGTACTGGGACGCGGTTCTCTTGGCAATGTGACACATAACAGCTAAACATGGGAGCTGAGACTGAACCAGTTGAATGTGTAACTCCATTGGCACATTTTAAAGCTAAAAGCTACTCAGTTACACTCTTCATTTGGAAGCTGAAACCAATCCATTTGCACTAGAGAATAAATAATTTCCTTCATGTGTCGTATTTTTTTTCCTCGGATCACATAACTACACATCTCTTAGTTCACCTAGATATCCCACTACGATTCTCTCCTCTATCAATGGTTTTCCATCAGGATTGTCGTTGGTTCCTGACCTAATGTGCTTGTAGGTACTGGCATTGGTGATGGACATGGTGGAGATGACGTGTTAGAAGATGTGAAATGGTTGTTTGTTGAGACATGCTAGTACGATGTGATGACTGAAGGTGACGTAACATTATCTATGCTATTTTATAATTTACTGGTTATTGCTGCATGGGCTTTGACTGACGATTTTTCTTATGAAATTATTAACTCCAGTAATTTGTAAGGCAACCACCATTTTGCCTAAGTAATTGAAAGCTATATACACCAGAAACTAAATATTTAGAATTCCATAGTTAGTACAGTTTCTGTTAATTAACACACACTGCTAAGTTATTACTGATAAGTATCTCTAGTCGAGCCAAATGTTTGCTTTTGTTCTATATGCAGTCAATTTCTCAACTTTATCACtagtttatactccctccgtcccaaaacaaGTGTCTCAACgttagtataactttgtactaaagtaagtgcaaagttgagacatttattttgggatggagggagtactatattgcACAAGATGAAAGTCACACGACTAGGTTCATAAATACAAGATATTTCCAGGTCACATGACTTGTTAACTCTTGACAGTAATAAAAATAGTGGTCAAAGGCTTATCTTTTCTGACCTCTAATGACGTGCAAAGTTTAAAATGGCATTCATTTTGGGCTGAAAGAAATGTTGTTTTATGAGTTGATAAAGTGTCTGCTAATAATAGTTCTTCCGTGAGTTGTTCTACTTTGTATAACAAGCATACCATGCTTATAATTAAGCTGAATGCTTTTTTTAACTTTCTgttttttttcatttatttcctcagTGATATTTAGTCAGTTGAGTATTTGCCTGTCGCGCATTAAAGCAAAATGTAACTTATCGGATTGTTGTTATGTAGGTATGGCTAAGTTGGAGGAGTGGCTTATCGGTGTAGGTTATTCTATTTCGTGTTTTCTGGTGTTGTGGCCAGTGATGGTCCATTCCATCTGAAAATTGATCCGTTGTAGTATGTATTTATCATGAAGTGTGAAGTACATTTGCATGAACGGACTGTTTAACTTGTTAGCTCCCGCTATATATTTCTTCAGTGGCCTCTGTAGGCAGTGAGAAAATTGGCAGTTCGGCACGGTGGGTCTGTGCCTTGTAGTTGAGTAAAGACTTTCAGTGGTTGTGCAGCCAAGCAGCATCACCTCTTAGTTTGATGGGTTGGTGTTCAACTAGTCTCCAGTGGGTCGCTCATGCTGGAAACACCAGAATTCAGAGGCTAGCTTCCCTCTCTGCCTAGCAACTACTCCAGTCCAGCAATGATGGTCATTTCCCGGCCTGCGTGGTTAGACCTGATCTGGTTGCCTTATGCGTGTAAGTGATCTGATCTAGTTTATCTTGCCCTTCTGTCCGTCATAGTTAGCAGGGATGCCGAACAGCATgatgatctgctgctgctgctgctgctgctattgggGCTGTAGAATTCTACTTACGAAGAACACCATCAGTATAAGCAATgcttgtgtagaaaacaaaaggacAGATTCGCAATTGTTAGAAGTGGTTTGCATTCACTGCTAATCTATTATCATGCATAACTGTTGTGGATACCCAGACAAGACCAAATGAAAACTCCATCTACAGACACAGATTCTCAATGATACTAGTTGGTATCATTCAAGGACATGAGCAAGAAATCAGAGCCTAAATGCCAGGAACAAACAAAAACATCGCATAGCATTAGTGCTCAAACATAACCATAACCTGACACATCTGATCCGAACGCTCACTAAGTCAAACCCATTACAAAAAATCAAAGAAGCACACACATTAAAAAAACTATGATACTGGACAAACTTTAACAAAGTTATACTGACATGAAAAAGTGGGACAACAAGAATCTAGACTGAAAAAGAATCCAAAACCCATTCCTACCTACCAGACACAAGCATTAGCTCAATGGGAGAACATGGAGTATGGCGTTTTGGAtcccggcctccatggaggccgaatttttgaaaaaaaaaaacaaaattcaaaatttttggtttcaacaaaatttgaaaaaatgcGTACAAGTAAACAAGGATGTGAGGTGTATGTctgtaaaatttcaggatgaaatacaTTGAAATGTGACCTGCACAAAAAAGAAAAATTCCTGGTATGAGagaatgaatagtatcatgtgttaaaaaagCCTCCGATTTTTTTCTTCTGTACAACcctcatttcaatgtattttgTCATGATAATTTACAAAATTGTGCATTATGCCTTCATGTATGGctgtatttttttcagaattttttttaaatgtaaaaatatgaattttcacGAATTCTGGATTTTGCGTTtggaggcctccatggagctcggctgCCAAAAGCAATTTCCGACATGAGTCTATGTTGATAGAAAACAAAACTTGTTTCACATAAAAAATGTGCCTGTGATTTCGAACCCTACACTAATCCACCACCATCACTGCTGCACGCTGCCGAACCTAGCAACCAAAAAAAATACCAACCCCATGAAATCTCTGTTCAATTCAGACagaaaaaaactaaaacaaaatcaaCTTATTGCTGGGAAAAAGAACGAACGGATTACCAACCCCATGAAATCTCTGTTCGATTTGGACAGAAAAACACTAGATCAAAATCAACTTATTGCTAAAAAAGAGGAACGGAATCCTACCACCTAACTGAACATCTAGACATGAAATCTATCCCCCCTCCCCATCCACCACTACCATCTTGAAAAGCCCCCTCGCATTTGTACACATAAATCTCTCGTTTTGGGCAAACCCTAGATTGATGAGAGTACACACAAACACCGCGTGGAGCAAAGAATTAAACAAGCATGGGGAAAAGGGGACGGGCAAAAACCTGTTGCGGCTCTCTCCTTGCCGTCTTCGGTCACGAGAATCGTCGCCACCTGAAGGGATCACTGTCCAGGAGAGGAAAGGCGAGCGGGGTGACGAAATGCGAGTGGATGAGGGAATGGAACAATTTTGAACGATACACtcacttagttttttttttttgagaaaatacaCTCACTTAGCTTTTTTTTTTTTTAGCATCATACACTCACTTAGCTGAGCGGTGAAAACGCTCACTCTGGACAAACAAAAAACGACCCGCCAGCCCAATAACGTGAAAAATAAAGAAGATAACGGCCCGTCCTAACTTGTAAGGAGTTTGTACACGGCCCGCTGCACGTGATAACGAGGCGCGAGCGAACAAAACAATTGCGCGAATCTTGAAGTCAATATAAGGATCCAATGGTCCAGAACTTAGAGCATCTATAACTGGAGTTTGtctcaaaaacaaaaaatatatataacTAGACTTTGCAAATCCGGCCCTCAAACGCCTGCGGACGCGCATGGGTGTGTCCGCGGACACTGATCAGTCAAGCCTTAAATTTGTGTTCTCACAATCAGATATCTCAAATTCATACAAACTCATGCAATTACGTCGATGCACTACATATATCATCTGGCTACACCATCACTACTAACTGCCACCGGCCTACCAAAATTTGGCATATTTAGCTACGGTGGTGATCATCCACGGCTACCCTTGCCCTTCCTGGcatccttgatgtccttctcgcGGAAGTACCGCTCGAAGATGCAGTAGGGATCGAGCCGGATCTGTTCCTCACCTTCGATGTCCTCCTTCTTCCCCTTAAGTGGCAGTTCGGCCATGGCACGGACCGCCTGATTCTGCTCTCGGGCGAGGGCATGCTTGTTCCTCCGTTCCCGTTTCTTCACAATGCGGGCGCAGATGGCTTCCTCCTCTACGGCCGCCTGCGCCCCCGCATCCACCGCCGTCATTTCCGCCGCGATACGGGCCTCGACGACCCTTATACTCTCCTTCCCACGGCGGGCACACCGGTCCTGGTAGGACTCATAGTTCGCCCTACTGGTGGTGGCGAAGGAGTGATTTTCTGGCCGGGACCGTGGTGATCCGACCCGAGCGTCCGTTGAGCCGACGCTATGGAGTCGCGTCGGGCAGATCCTGCCGTCGGCCGGCGCTGTCCTCCCGAGAGCGGCGAGTGCAATGCGGACcgccattgcctcctccaacccgcACGAGATGACACCCCAGTCGACGGATCTGGACTGGTCGGAGTCAGATCCGCTGCCTAGCATGCCGGAAATCGCTGGAGGTGAGCTTGGATGGTGGAGGGAGTGAATGAGAGTGGAgtgtgaagtggctagggtttgatccggCAAGCGGATGGGGAGGAATATATGTGACGTCGGGCAGGCCCGCCTGGGCCGGGTCCGACGTGGCGGACACGCCTGGGTGCCCCATATCCGCTCTATATTTAGGCTGAATATATGAGAGATGCCGGTCAGTCCGGGTGTTTAAGGCTCGTTTGAGATGTTCGTCTTAGTCGGAATTTCGTGACTAATAAGTGACCGGGCGGCCGCTGGGTGTATGGGACGGGTTTAAAAGAAAACGTTCCCAAAATCAATCCCCTCGCTTCGCTAGTAGTACTACTCGCCGGCGGCGTCGACAACGCCATCCTCCCCAGCCGACCAAATCACCAACCGAGAGGAGCCCTAGCATGAGCGTGAGAGGGGAGATGGCTCCCCGCCGCCGCAGCacctctccgccgcccgcctctctgCCAGACGACGACGACATGCTTCGGGAGAttctcctccgcctcccgccgcgGCCTTCCTCCCTCCCCCGGGCCTCCCGCGTCTGCAAGCGTTGGCGCCGCCTCGTCGCCGACCCCCGATTCCAACGCCGCTTCCGCGACCACCACCACGGCAAGCCTCCTCTCCTCGGCTTCTTCTTCGAAGACTATCGCTCCTGTCCGTTTGTACCAGTGCTGGATCGACCAGATCGCATCCCCCGGGATCGCTTCTCCATGTCTCGCCGCGAGGACAACCGCATCGTCGACTGCCGCCACGGGCTTGTCCTTTTCCTCAGCGGAAGGCCGCCGCGCAGCCCAAGTGTGTGGGACCCCGTCGCCCGCAAGCAGCGCTGCCTGACCCTCCCACCAGAGCTGGACAACGACCGGATGTACTTTTTCAACGCGGCGGTGCTTCGCCCTGCCCGCGGCCAACGCCGCCGTTCAAGCCAATTCCAGGTGGCCCTGGTAGCCTATGACGACAGAGGAGAAACAAGAGCTTCGGCATGGGTTTACTCATCGGAGACTGGCATATGGAGCAAGAGCAAATCACTGCAGCTGCAATCTTCTGTACCTATGGACCAATCCAGTACTTTGATTGGGAATTCTCTTTACTGGTTACATACCTATGCGGCGAATGTGCTTCAGGACCATCGTCAGTATTTCGTACTTGAGTTTGATCTGAATAATCAGAGCCTAGCCGTGACCGAGCTGCCGGCACACATAGAACCCGGGTATCACACATTGAGGATTATGCCCGCCGAAGATGGTGGGCTTGGCTTCATCCATCTCTCACTATTCAATGCCCAACTATGGAAGAGAAAGCCTGATTCTGATGGTTCAGCTGTATGGGTGCTCGACAGAGATATTGA
The Triticum dicoccoides isolate Atlit2015 ecotype Zavitan chromosome 3A, WEW_v2.0, whole genome shotgun sequence genome window above contains:
- the LOC119270214 gene encoding uncharacterized protein LOC119270214 is translated as MAPRRRSPSPPPASLPDDDDMLREILLRLPPRPSSLPRASLVCKRWRSLVADPQFRRRFRDHHGKPPLLGFFLEDYPSSPFVPILDPPDRIPGARFSMTLNKGNRIVDCRHELVLFIRRSPRRRLVVWDPVARDQRRLIVPLVLDNDQMLVFDGAVLRPARSQGSHFQVALIACDTENTRVFACFYSSQTGIWSKINSLQLQSFMSTPEPSTLIGNSFCWLLKVHPDLQHVILEFDLDKQSLTVTDLPPQVKARPFNLRIVPTEDGGLGFIHLSTFHGQLWKREPGSVWVHDRAIEFEELRSACKGDRYPLIVGFSEDSNAILLQTNSGVFMVYLRSMEFKKISNMGDFHLHYPFACFYPAGTGIGDGHGGDDVLEDVKWLFVETC
- the LOC119270215 gene encoding uncharacterized protein LOC119270215 isoform X1, which encodes MSVRGEMAPRRRSTSPPPASLPDDDDMLREILLRLPPRPSSLPRASRVCKRWRRLVADPRFQRRFRDHHHGKPPLLGFFFEDYRSCPFVPVLDRPDRIPRDRFSMSRREDNRIVDCRHGLVLFLSGRPPRSPSVWDPVARKQRCLTLPPELDNDRMYFFNAAVLRPARGQRRRSSQFQVALVAYDDRGETRASAWVYSSETGIWSKSKSLQLQSSVPMDQSSTLIGNSLYWLHTYAANVLQDHRQYFVLEFDLNNQSLAVTELPAHIEPGYHTLRIMPAEDGGLGFIHLSLFNAQLWKRKPDSDGSAVWVLDRDIEFGELRSTCKGDSLTFVGFAEESNAILVSTASGVFVVYLQSMQFKKLSNTVFFFPHYPYECCYAAGTGIVDVHGRDEVLKYMGDARLLAHVCPGCRNGLSV
- the LOC119270215 gene encoding uncharacterized protein LOC119270215 isoform X2: MSVRGEMAPRRRSTSPPPASLPDDDDMLREILLRLPPRPSSLPRASRVCKRWRRLVADPRFQRRFRDHHHGKPPLLGFFFEDYRSCPFVPVLDRPDRIPRDRFSMSRREDNRIVDCRHGLVLFLSGRPPRSPSVWDPVARKQRCLTLPPELDNDRMYFFNAAVLRPARGQRRRSSQFQVALVAYDDRGETRASAWVYSSETGIWSKSKSLQLQSSVPMDQSSTLIGNSLYWLHTYAANVLQDHRQYFVLEFDLNNQSLAVTELPAHIEPGYHTLRIMPAEDGGLGFIHLSLFNAQLWKRKPDSDGSAVWVLDRDIEFGELRSTCKGDSLTFVGFAEESNAILVSTASGVFVVYLQSMQFKKLSNTVFFFPHYPYECCYAAGTGIVDVHGRDEVLKYMGDARLLAHVSTL